Proteins encoded in a region of the Mucilaginibacter sabulilitoris genome:
- a CDS encoding DUF5009 domain-containing protein, giving the protein MNDFFSRVRSIDAFRAVTMFLMIFVNDLDGIPNTPNWLKHAGENVDALGLADTIFPAFLFIVGLSIPFAFQNRLKKGNYKLLSRIVSRSFALIFIGFFHANMETYNEVTTALPKPVWESLVTFSFFFIFLDYSKDTSNLKRYILQGFGIALLLAMSVLYKTSDPGHTWLHFTWWGILGLIGWSYLLCALIYYYSGGYLWIQAAAWIFFMFFNIDFHFGFLDFLSGLQKYVWIAGNGAMQAFTMAGVFVSVLYMRLKANNEIKLLWAALILIAIIMFNMGFIVRYFSGGISKARDTPSWVLICTGISLVMYAIFIYVVDFKHKYNWFKVIEPAGTNTFTCYIIPFLFYPMYEMTKLGYPEYLSQGTGGLIKCIIFAFVMVWLTGLLDKINIRLKI; this is encoded by the coding sequence ATGAATGATTTTTTTAGTCGTGTCCGCTCTATTGACGCTTTCCGTGCCGTAACGATGTTCCTGATGATATTTGTGAATGATCTTGACGGCATTCCAAATACTCCAAACTGGTTAAAACATGCTGGCGAAAACGTTGATGCTTTAGGGCTTGCAGACACTATTTTCCCTGCATTTTTATTTATTGTTGGCTTATCCATACCATTCGCTTTTCAAAACAGGTTAAAAAAAGGCAATTATAAATTACTCTCGCGTATAGTCAGCCGGTCGTTTGCGCTGATATTTATTGGCTTTTTCCACGCCAATATGGAAACCTATAACGAGGTTACTACTGCTTTACCCAAGCCGGTGTGGGAAAGCCTGGTTACGTTTAGCTTTTTCTTTATATTTTTAGATTACAGTAAAGACACGTCCAATCTTAAACGTTATATATTGCAGGGCTTTGGTATAGCGCTGCTGCTGGCCATGTCCGTACTATACAAAACAAGCGATCCGGGGCATACCTGGCTGCATTTTACCTGGTGGGGCATACTGGGGCTTATTGGCTGGTCGTACTTGCTTTGTGCGCTTATATACTATTACTCCGGCGGTTATTTATGGATACAGGCCGCAGCATGGATCTTCTTCATGTTCTTCAATATCGATTTTCACTTCGGCTTTCTTGATTTTTTAAGTGGGCTTCAGAAATATGTGTGGATAGCCGGCAACGGGGCCATGCAGGCCTTTACTATGGCCGGCGTGTTTGTTTCGGTACTTTATATGCGCCTTAAGGCCAATAATGAAATTAAGCTATTATGGGCTGCGCTTATACTTATAGCCATTATTATGTTTAACATGGGCTTTATAGTACGCTACTTTAGCGGGGGTATATCAAAAGCACGCGATACTCCTTCATGGGTGCTTATTTGTACCGGTATAAGCCTGGTTATGTATGCTATATTTATTTATGTGGTAGATTTTAAACATAAGTACAATTGGTTTAAGGTAATTGAACCGGCGGGCACCAATACGTTTACTTGCTATATTATACCATTTTTGTTTTACCCTATGTATGAAATGACCAAACTTGGCTATCCCGAATACCTGAGCCAGGGCACAGGGGGCCTTATCAAATGCATTATATTTGCCTTTGTAATGGTATGGTTAACTGGGCTGCTGGATAAGATTAATATTCGGCTGAAAATTTAA
- the rsmA gene encoding 16S rRNA (adenine(1518)-N(6)/adenine(1519)-N(6))-dimethyltransferase RsmA encodes MTLVRAKKHLGQHFLTDKNIAAKIVDSLKPAGRYHHVLEVGPGMGILSDFLLQKTEYEVSLIDIDTESYEFLQKKYPQLGKRLINADFLEMDFEDVFSGPFAIIGNFPYNISSQILFKVLDSRQQVVEVVGMFQKEVAERCSAKPGSKEYGILSVFLQAYYKVEYLFTVKAGVFNPPPKVLSAVIRLTRNNAETLDCDEKLFWQIVKAGFNQRRKTLRNAVSSLINKEKMADNTTLDLRAERLSVADFVKLTNEVAASRVGS; translated from the coding sequence ATGACATTGGTAAGGGCAAAAAAACATTTAGGGCAACATTTTCTTACTGATAAAAATATAGCCGCAAAAATTGTGGACAGTCTGAAACCGGCCGGCAGGTACCACCATGTGCTGGAGGTTGGTCCCGGTATGGGCATCCTGTCTGATTTTTTGTTGCAGAAGACCGAGTATGAGGTGTCATTGATAGATATAGATACAGAGTCGTACGAGTTTCTTCAGAAAAAGTACCCTCAACTGGGCAAGCGCCTTATTAACGCCGACTTTTTAGAAATGGATTTTGAAGATGTGTTTAGCGGGCCTTTTGCCATTATTGGTAATTTCCCTTACAACATATCATCGCAGATACTTTTTAAGGTGCTTGACAGCAGACAACAAGTAGTTGAAGTAGTGGGTATGTTCCAGAAAGAAGTTGCTGAGCGCTGCTCTGCAAAGCCCGGCAGTAAGGAATACGGTATACTCAGCGTTTTTTTACAGGCATATTATAAAGTAGAATACCTGTTTACCGTTAAGGCCGGGGTTTTTAATCCGCCGCCCAAAGTGCTGTCGGCAGTGATCAGGCTCACCCGTAACAATGCCGAAACGCTTGACTGCGACGAAAAGCTTTTCTGGCAAATTGTAAAAGCCGGCTTTAATCAAAGGCGTAAAACCTTGCGTAACGCGGTATCATCGCTTATTAATAAAGAAAAAATGGCAGACAACACTACGCTCGACCTGCGCGCCGAGCGCCTGAGCGTTGCTGATTTTGTAAAGCTTACCAATGAGGTTGCAGCAAGCAGGGTTGGTAGTTGA
- a CDS encoding YceD family protein: MKSLRTYSIPFTGLKLGKHQFEYAVDDAFFDEFDYSLVKKANLLCQVELDKQETMLILNFHIKGTVSANCDRCLAQYEQPLDITEQQIAKFSDEVIDEDDEIITLNKNDHEINIAGLIYEYINVAMPFISVCSDEGNTPYCDKEMLEKLNSLSGSDEQNEHTDPRWDVLKKINK, encoded by the coding sequence TTGAAATCGCTTAGAACATATTCGATTCCTTTTACAGGACTTAAATTGGGGAAACACCAGTTTGAATACGCTGTTGATGATGCCTTTTTTGACGAGTTTGATTATTCGCTTGTTAAAAAAGCTAACCTGCTATGCCAGGTGGAATTGGACAAACAGGAAACAATGCTCATCCTGAATTTCCATATCAAGGGCACTGTTAGTGCAAATTGCGACAGGTGCCTGGCACAATATGAGCAGCCACTGGATATAACCGAGCAGCAAATAGCCAAGTTTAGCGATGAGGTTATTGATGAAGATGATGAGATCATCACCCTGAACAAAAATGATCATGAGATCAATATAGCAGGGCTCATATATGAATATATAAACGTTGCCATGCCATTTATATCGGTATGCAGCGATGAGGGTAACACCCCATATTGTGATAAAGAAATGCTCGAAAAGCTAAACAGCCTTTCGGGAAGCGACGAACAAAATGAGCATACAGACCCGCGGTGGGATGTACTCAAGAAAATAAATAAATAA
- the pdxA gene encoding 4-hydroxythreonine-4-phosphate dehydrogenase PdxA gives MSEKIKVGISIGDVNGIGLEIILKTLADNHIYEYCTPIVYGHTKVASFHRRATHINELNFQVINDPSQAQHKKPNMINCWDEDVKIEPGTVTETGGKYAFKSLERATFDLKEGYIDALVTAPINKDNIQSDQFNFPGHTEYLQERDGAAESLMFLVSDTLRVGVVTGHIPIAKVSESITTEKILAKLKLMNHSLQNDFWIRKPKIAVLGLNPHASDNGLIGNEEKDTIIPAIEEARNNDILAFGPYPADGFFANGTYLQFDAVLAMYHDQGLIPFKQIAFESGVNFTAGLSFVRTSPDHGTAYDIAGKNMASEISFREALFTAIHIVKHRRETLELNENPLVFTKLSRDRD, from the coding sequence ATGAGCGAAAAAATTAAAGTAGGGATAAGTATAGGTGATGTAAATGGTATAGGTTTAGAAATTATCCTTAAAACTTTGGCCGATAACCATATTTATGAATATTGTACACCTATCGTTTATGGCCATACTAAAGTAGCGTCATTCCATCGCCGTGCAACCCATATAAATGAGCTTAATTTTCAGGTTATAAACGACCCTTCACAGGCGCAGCATAAAAAACCCAACATGATCAATTGCTGGGATGAGGATGTAAAAATTGAGCCCGGAACAGTTACCGAAACAGGTGGCAAGTACGCGTTTAAATCATTAGAACGCGCAACGTTCGATTTAAAGGAGGGTTACATTGACGCACTGGTTACGGCGCCTATCAATAAGGATAATATTCAAAGCGATCAGTTTAACTTCCCGGGCCATACCGAGTATTTACAGGAGCGTGACGGCGCTGCCGAATCGTTAATGTTTTTGGTGAGCGATACCTTAAGGGTTGGTGTAGTTACGGGGCATATCCCCATTGCTAAAGTTTCGGAAAGCATTACTACCGAAAAAATATTGGCCAAGCTTAAGCTGATGAACCACAGTCTGCAAAACGATTTTTGGATACGGAAACCCAAAATTGCGGTACTGGGCCTTAACCCCCATGCCAGTGACAATGGCCTTATAGGCAACGAAGAAAAAGACACCATTATACCGGCTATTGAAGAGGCCCGCAATAATGATATATTGGCCTTTGGCCCATACCCTGCCGATGGTTTTTTTGCAAACGGCACCTATTTACAATTTGATGCAGTACTGGCTATGTACCATGACCAGGGGCTTATACCCTTTAAGCAAATAGCATTTGAATCGGGAGTTAATTTTACGGCCGGTTTAAGCTTTGTACGTACCTCTCCCGATCATGGAACAGCTTATGACATAGCCGGTAAAAATATGGCTTCAGAAATATCGTTCCGTGAAGCATTATTTACGGCTATACATATTGTAAAACACCGCCGCGAAACATTGGAACTTAACGAAAACCCGCTGGTATTTACCAAGCTGAGCCGCGACAGGGATTAA